A DNA window from Actinomycetes bacterium contains the following coding sequences:
- a CDS encoding GNAT family N-acetyltransferase: protein MTDGQAAGAAGAAGTAGDDVHVARVDPDDAEGIAAWHGVFAAAMRAASADHPVLTLPELAALVRRGSAPIEHELWLMRAGDRPVGAARLDVFLRDNTDLVEVHLGVHPAQQHRGHGRRLVEAVTHRAAELGRHQVVGAVQEPPDGSENRAMRFAAATGARRALGEMRRVLDLQGLPDDLLARLRAEAEEKAAGYTLVSWAGRVPDEHVDGYAALLGRISTDAPTGGLDIKASAWDADRVRQREALLASQGRRSVAALARVGEDGPLVAYSDVGVSSHDPENTFQWDTLVLPEHRGHRLGLLVKVAVLELLRGEAPQARRLHTWNADENSYMIAINEKLGFRPAQRESAWRLDLPR, encoded by the coding sequence GTGACCGATGGGCAGGCGGCCGGGGCGGCCGGGGCGGCCGGGACGGCCGGCGACGACGTACACGTGGCACGGGTCGACCCCGACGACGCCGAGGGGATCGCCGCCTGGCACGGGGTCTTCGCGGCGGCGATGCGCGCGGCGTCCGCCGACCACCCGGTGCTGACGCTGCCGGAGCTCGCCGCACTGGTCAGGCGCGGGTCGGCACCAATCGAGCACGAGCTGTGGCTGATGCGCGCCGGTGACCGGCCGGTCGGCGCCGCCCGGCTCGACGTCTTCCTGCGCGACAACACCGACCTCGTCGAGGTGCACCTCGGGGTGCACCCGGCCCAGCAGCACCGAGGCCACGGCAGACGTCTCGTCGAGGCGGTCACCCACCGAGCCGCCGAGCTCGGCAGGCACCAGGTCGTCGGTGCGGTGCAGGAGCCGCCGGACGGCTCCGAGAACCGTGCGATGCGCTTCGCTGCGGCGACCGGCGCCCGGCGTGCGCTCGGCGAGATGCGTCGGGTGCTCGACCTGCAGGGCCTGCCCGACGACCTCCTGGCCCGGCTCCGCGCCGAGGCGGAGGAGAAGGCCGCCGGCTACACGCTCGTGTCGTGGGCCGGCCGGGTGCCGGACGAGCACGTCGACGGGTACGCCGCCCTGCTCGGCCGGATCTCGACCGACGCCCCCACGGGTGGACTGGACATCAAGGCGTCGGCCTGGGACGCGGACCGGGTCCGCCAGCGCGAGGCGCTGCTGGCCAGCCAGGGTCGCCGCTCGGTCGCGGCGCTGGCCAGGGTGGGCGAGGACGGCCCGCTGGTCGCCTACAGCGACGTCGGGGTCAGCTCCCACGACCCGGAGAACACCTTCCAGTGGGACACTCTCGTCCTGCCCGAGCACCGCGGCCACCGGCTCGGCCTGCTGGTCAAGGTGGCCGTGCTCGAGCTGCTGCGCGGGGAGGCGCCCCAGGCGCGCCGGCTGCACACCTGGAACGCCGACGAGAACAGCTACATGATCGCCATCAACGAGAAGCTGGGCTTCCGGCCGGCGCAGCGCGAGTCGGCCTGGCGGCTCGACCTGCCCCGCTGA
- the leuA gene encoding 2-isopropylmalate synthase yields MPIHRYSAFTPVGLDDRSWPGRVITEAPRWCAVDLRDGNQALIDPMSPARKKRMFELLVRLGYKEIEVGFPSASQTDFDFVRMLIEEDLIPDDVVIQVLTQSRDALIERTFESIRGADQAIVHLYNSTSTLQRRVVFGLPREGIVDIAVQGARLCQKLTETVPETEVFFEYSPESYTGTELDFAVEVCNAVNDVWQPTPDRKAIVNLPATVEMATPNVYADSIEWMHRNLAHRDAVVLSLHPHNDRGTAVAAAELGYLAGADRIEGCLFGNGERTGNVCLVTLGMNLFAQGIDPQIDFSDIDEIRRTVEYCNQLPVNERHPYGGDLVYTAFSGSHQDAIKKGLDWMERDAATAGVPVEDFRWEVPYLPIDPKDVGRTYEAVIRVNSQSGKGGVAYVMKTEHQLDLPRRLQIEFSQVIQARTDASGGEVSPQQMWDAFEAEYLAPRTPVSLNSHHTSSAAGEDDQLDVNVYVDGAARSLVGRGNGPIAAFVDALRSVGHDVRVLDYAEHALSSGGDARAAAYVECAIGERILWGVGVDANIVTASLKAVVSALNRAAAVG; encoded by the coding sequence ATGCCGATCCACCGCTACTCCGCCTTCACCCCCGTCGGGCTCGACGACCGCAGCTGGCCGGGCCGGGTCATCACCGAGGCCCCGCGCTGGTGCGCGGTCGACCTGCGTGACGGCAACCAGGCCCTGATCGACCCGATGAGCCCGGCCCGCAAGAAGCGGATGTTCGAGCTGCTCGTCCGGCTGGGCTACAAAGAGATCGAGGTCGGCTTCCCGTCGGCCAGCCAGACCGACTTCGACTTCGTCCGGATGCTGATCGAGGAGGACCTGATCCCGGACGACGTCGTGATCCAGGTGCTGACCCAGTCCCGGGACGCGCTGATCGAGCGGACCTTCGAGTCGATCCGGGGAGCCGACCAGGCGATCGTGCACCTCTACAACTCGACGTCGACCCTGCAGCGCCGGGTCGTGTTCGGTCTGCCGCGCGAGGGCATCGTCGACATCGCGGTGCAGGGCGCCCGGCTGTGCCAGAAGCTGACCGAGACGGTCCCGGAGACCGAGGTGTTCTTCGAGTACTCGCCGGAGTCCTACACCGGCACCGAGCTGGACTTCGCGGTCGAGGTGTGCAACGCGGTCAACGACGTGTGGCAGCCGACTCCGGATCGCAAGGCGATCGTCAACCTGCCGGCCACGGTCGAGATGGCCACGCCCAACGTCTACGCCGACTCCATCGAGTGGATGCACCGCAACCTGGCTCACCGCGACGCGGTGGTGCTCTCGCTGCACCCGCACAACGACCGCGGGACGGCGGTCGCGGCGGCCGAGCTCGGCTATCTGGCCGGCGCGGATCGCATCGAGGGCTGCCTGTTCGGCAACGGCGAGCGCACCGGCAACGTCTGCCTGGTCACCCTCGGGATGAACCTGTTCGCCCAGGGCATCGACCCGCAGATCGACTTCAGCGACATCGACGAGATCCGGCGCACGGTCGAGTACTGCAACCAGCTGCCGGTCAACGAGCGCCATCCCTACGGCGGCGACCTGGTCTACACCGCCTTCTCCGGCTCGCACCAGGACGCCATCAAGAAGGGCCTGGACTGGATGGAGCGCGACGCGGCGACCGCGGGCGTGCCGGTCGAGGACTTCCGCTGGGAGGTTCCCTACCTGCCGATCGACCCGAAGGACGTCGGCCGCACCTACGAGGCCGTCATCCGGGTCAACTCGCAGTCCGGCAAGGGCGGCGTCGCCTACGTGATGAAGACGGAGCACCAGCTGGACCTGCCGCGCCGGCTGCAGATCGAGTTCTCCCAGGTGATCCAGGCGCGCACCGACGCGTCGGGCGGCGAGGTCTCGCCGCAGCAGATGTGGGACGCCTTCGAGGCGGAGTACCTCGCGCCCCGTACGCCGGTGTCGCTCAACTCGCACCACACGTCGTCGGCCGCTGGGGAGGACGACCAGCTCGACGTCAACGTCTACGTCGACGGTGCGGCGCGCAGCCTGGTCGGTCGCGGCAACGGACCGATCGCCGCCTTCGTGGACGCGCTGCGCAGCGTCGGCCACGACGTGCGCGTCCTCGACTACGCGGAGCACGCGCTGTCCTCCGGCGGCGACGCACGGGCCGCGGCGTACGTCGAGTGCGCCATCGGCGAGCGCATCCTGTGGGGGGTCGGCGTCGACGCCAACATCGTCACCGCGTCGCTCAAGGCGGTGGTGTCGGCGCTCAACCGGGCCGCGGCCGTCGGCTGA
- a CDS encoding PilZ domain-containing protein, with product MTGDRVTEGADDAVPDDAVSADPVAPPAGTRVVLLSQRTGLAYDATVQQWRSSPGGLDVTVLLTVDPEVAERLADQRLWVTVAGHGRRLTVLSGLARLAGQGELSMAGISPVVRERRRSAPRAPTGARVRLRSTGRGERLLDAVDLSRDAVRVGLVDAGQVALGERVAVRLDLGDGDLVSADGVVVRVEAADGYAVVRFDRLPREQAGRIDRYVLLRHARSG from the coding sequence ATGACCGGCGACCGCGTGACCGAAGGCGCCGACGACGCCGTGCCCGATGATGCCGTGAGCGCCGACCCGGTGGCCCCGCCGGCCGGCACCCGGGTCGTGCTGCTCAGCCAGCGCACCGGTCTGGCGTACGACGCGACGGTGCAGCAGTGGCGGTCCTCGCCGGGCGGGCTGGACGTGACCGTGCTGCTGACGGTCGACCCCGAGGTGGCGGAGCGGCTGGCCGACCAGCGGCTCTGGGTGACGGTCGCGGGCCACGGCCGGCGGCTGACGGTGCTCAGCGGGCTCGCGCGCCTGGCCGGCCAGGGCGAGCTGTCGATGGCCGGCATCTCCCCCGTGGTCCGGGAGCGCCGGCGCAGCGCGCCGCGCGCCCCGACCGGCGCCCGGGTGCGGCTGCGCTCGACCGGCCGCGGCGAGCGGCTGCTCGACGCCGTCGACCTGAGCCGCGACGCCGTGCGGGTGGGGCTCGTGGACGCCGGCCAGGTGGCGCTCGGCGAGCGCGTCGCCGTCCGGCTCGACCTCGGCGACGGCGACCTGGTCAGCGCCGACGGCGTGGTCGTCCGGGTCGAGGCGGCCGACGGCTACGCCGTGGTGCGCTTCGACCGGCTGCCGCGGGAGCAGGCCGGCCGGATCGACCGCTACGTCCTGCTCCGCCACGCCCGCTCGGGCTGA
- a CDS encoding GNAT family N-acetyltransferase, whose amino-acid sequence MTPLLERIERYYDAVPRRFARVEDCGPFTLFLGEPGGWVYYARPRLDGTAGAGGLDAVDVAAATGRLRHLGLPEVLEWVDETTPGLLAAVQHEGSLTVTELPLMVLDDAGEDHPSALPSGVRVRLLGPADEAAVAAGRAVSELAFGSAGTTRGEQGTRERDARLRPVQQRVLGLLAEGAVRMAVAESDAQGVLAAGRTLPIDGVTEVMGVATLPAARRAGLGTAVTRALVDDARALGVGTVFLTASSPEVARVYSRVGFRRVATAYSAEGRDRP is encoded by the coding sequence GTGACGCCGCTGCTGGAGCGCATCGAGCGCTACTACGACGCCGTCCCGCGACGCTTCGCACGGGTCGAGGACTGCGGGCCGTTCACGCTCTTCCTCGGCGAGCCCGGTGGCTGGGTCTACTACGCGCGGCCGCGGCTCGATGGCACCGCAGGGGCGGGCGGGTTAGACGCGGTGGACGTGGCGGCCGCGACCGGCCGGCTGCGCCATCTGGGGCTGCCGGAGGTGCTCGAGTGGGTCGACGAGACGACGCCCGGCCTGCTCGCAGCCGTGCAGCACGAGGGCTCGCTCACCGTCACGGAGCTGCCGCTCATGGTGTTGGACGACGCCGGCGAGGACCACCCGTCCGCGCTCCCGTCCGGCGTGCGGGTCCGCCTGCTCGGGCCCGCGGACGAGGCGGCGGTCGCGGCCGGCCGGGCCGTCAGCGAGCTCGCCTTCGGCAGCGCCGGGACGACCCGAGGGGAGCAGGGCACCCGCGAGCGGGACGCGCGGCTGCGACCGGTGCAGCAGCGGGTGCTCGGCCTCCTCGCGGAAGGGGCCGTGCGGATGGCGGTCGCTGAGTCGGACGCGCAGGGAGTGCTCGCCGCCGGCCGCACGCTGCCCATCGACGGGGTCACCGAGGTCATGGGGGTGGCCACGCTGCCTGCTGCTCGTCGTGCAGGTCTGGGCACAGCCGTCACCCGCGCGCTCGTCGACGACGCCCGGGCGCTCGGCGTCGGCACGGTCTTCCTCACCGCGAGCTCGCCGGAGGTGGCCCGGGTCTACTCGCGGGTCGGCTTCCGGCGGGTCGCCACCGCGTACTCCGCCGAGGGACGGGACCGGCCATGA